The proteins below are encoded in one region of Chelmon rostratus isolate fCheRos1 chromosome 21, fCheRos1.pri, whole genome shotgun sequence:
- the LOC121624747 gene encoding prolyl 4-hydroxylase subunit alpha-1-like isoform X1, which produces MDKYGRMTSCWLLIHILLFSCSSAHNDFFTSIGHMTDLLFTEKDLVASLKDYIRAEENKLEQIKKWADKLDVLSAAATQDPEGFLGHPVNAFKLMKRLNTEWGQLENLVLTDMSDVFISNLTIQRQYFPNDDDQIGAAKALMRLQDTYQLDTNTISTGELPGSSSSHRSILTVDDCYDLGKVAYSEADYYHTELWMVQALRQLDQDETSNTVDTVTILDYLSYSVYQQGELDRALDFTKRLLELDPAHQRAKGNLRYFEYQLTKQKKMEEREEEEEETEGRQRKGRPDDYLPERKKYEQLCRGEGLRMTPRRQSRLFCRYYDNNRHPKYVIGPVKQEDEWDHPRIVRYHNIVSDREMEKVKELAKPRLRRATISNPVTGVLETAHYRISKSAWLGAFEHPVVDEINQRIEDLTGLDVTTAEDLQVANYGVGGQYEPHFDFGRKDEPDAFEELGTGNRIATWLLYMSDVQAGGATVFTDIGASVWPKKGTAVFWYNLHPSGEGDYRTRHAACPVLVGNKWVSNKWIHERGQEFRRRCGLQEYH; this is translated from the exons GCCGGATGACTTCCTGTTGGTTGCTGAtccacatcctcctcttctcctgctcttcAGCTCACAATGACTTCTTCACCTCCATCG gtcacatgactgaccTGCTGTTCACAGAGAAGGACCTGGTCGCCTCACTGAAAGACTACATCAGAGCTGAGGAGAACAAACTGGAGCAGATAAAGAA ATGGGCGGACAAACTGGACGTCCTCTCCGCAGCGGCCACGCAGGACCCCGAGGGTTTCCTGGGACACCCGGTGAACGCATTCAAACTGATGAAGAGACTCAACACAGAGTGGGGGCAGCTGGAGAACCTGGTGCTCACTGACATGTCtgatg TGTTCATCTCTAACCTCACCATCCAGAGGCAGTACTTCCCCAACGATGACGACCAGATCGGCGCTGCCAAAGCTCTGATGAGGCTGCAGGACACCTACCAGCTGGACACCAACACCATCTCCACTGGAGAGCTGCCAG gctcatcctcctctcaccgTAGCATTCTGACTGTGGACGACTGCTACGACCTCGGGAAGGTGGCGTACTCCGAGGCAGACTACTACCACACAGAGCTGTGGATGGTTCAGGCCCTGAGGCAGCTGGATCAGGATGAGACGTCCAACACCGTGGACACTGTCACCATCCTGGACTACCTGAGCTACTCCGTCtaccagcagggggagctggACAGAGCGCTGGACTTCACCAAGAGGCTGCTGGAGCTCG ACCCAGCACACCAGCGAGCCAAAGGGAACCTGAGGTACTTTGAGTATCAGCTGACTAAACAGAAGAagatggaggaaagagaggaggaggaggaggagactgaggggagacagagaaagggtCGACCTGACGATTACCttccagagaggaagaagtaCGAACAGCTGTGTCGCGGCGAGGGCCTCAGGATG ACTCCTCGCAGGCAGAGCCGCCTCTTCTGCCGTTACTATGACAACAATCGGCACCCGAAATACGTGATCGGTCCGGTGAAGCAGGAAGACGAGTGGGACCACCCCCGCATCGTCCGATACCACAACATCGTGTCTGACAGGGAGATGGAGAAGGTCAAAGAGCTGGCCAAGCCCAGG CTGCGTCGAGCCACCATCTCTAACCCCGTAACCGGTGTGCTGGAGACGGCCCACTACCGCATCAGTAAGAG tGCTTGGCTCGGAGCATTCGAACATCCGGTGGTGGACGAGATCAACCAGAGGATCGAGGACCTCACCGGCCTGGACGTCACCACTGCCGAGGACCTGCAG GTGGCGAACTATGGTGTCGGAGGACAGTACGAACCTCACTTCGACTTTGGACGG aAAGATGAACCAGATGCTTTTGAAGAGTTGGGGACAGGAAACAGAATTGCCACCTGGCTGCTTTAC ATGAGTGATGTGCAGGCAGGGGGCGCCACAGTCTTCACTGACATTGGAGCATCTGTGTGGCCCAAAAAG GGCACGGCCGTGTTCTGGTACAACCTGCACCCCAGTGGAGAAGGAGACTATCGGACCCGACACGCTGCCTGTCCTGTTCTAGTCGGCAACAAGTGGG TGTCCAATAAATGGATCCATGAGCGAGGGCAGGAGTTCAGGAGGCGCTGTGGCCTCCAAGAGTACCACTGA
- the LOC121624747 gene encoding prolyl 4-hydroxylase subunit alpha-1-like isoform X3, translating into MDKYGRMTSCWLLIHILLFSCSSAHNDFFTSIGHMTDLLFTEKDLVASLKDYIRAEENKLEQIKKWADKLDVLSAAATQDPEGFLGHPVNAFKLMKRLNTEWGQLENLVLTDMSDVFISNLTIQRQYFPNDDDQIGAAKALMRLQDTYQLDTNTISTGELPGSSSSHRSILTVDDCYDLGKVAYSEADYYHTELWMVQALRQLDQDETSNTVDTVTILDYLSYSVYQQGELDRALDFTKRLLELDPAHQRAKGNLRYFEYQLTKQKKMEEREEEEEETEGRQRKGRPDDYLPERKKYEQLCRGEGLRMTPRRQSRLFCRYYDNNRHPKYVIGPVKQEDEWDHPRIVRYHNIVSDREMEKVKELAKPRLRRATISNPVTGVLETAHYRISKRRATVHDPQTGKLTTAHYRVSKSAWLGAFEHPVVDEINQRIEDLTGLDVTTAEDLQVANYGVGGQYEPHFDFGRKDEPDAFEELGTGNRIATWLLYMSDVQAGGATVFTDIGASVWPKKGTAVFWYNLHPSGEGDYRTRHAACPVLVGNKWVSNKWIHERGQEFRRRCGLQEYH; encoded by the exons GCCGGATGACTTCCTGTTGGTTGCTGAtccacatcctcctcttctcctgctcttcAGCTCACAATGACTTCTTCACCTCCATCG gtcacatgactgaccTGCTGTTCACAGAGAAGGACCTGGTCGCCTCACTGAAAGACTACATCAGAGCTGAGGAGAACAAACTGGAGCAGATAAAGAA ATGGGCGGACAAACTGGACGTCCTCTCCGCAGCGGCCACGCAGGACCCCGAGGGTTTCCTGGGACACCCGGTGAACGCATTCAAACTGATGAAGAGACTCAACACAGAGTGGGGGCAGCTGGAGAACCTGGTGCTCACTGACATGTCtgatg TGTTCATCTCTAACCTCACCATCCAGAGGCAGTACTTCCCCAACGATGACGACCAGATCGGCGCTGCCAAAGCTCTGATGAGGCTGCAGGACACCTACCAGCTGGACACCAACACCATCTCCACTGGAGAGCTGCCAG gctcatcctcctctcaccgTAGCATTCTGACTGTGGACGACTGCTACGACCTCGGGAAGGTGGCGTACTCCGAGGCAGACTACTACCACACAGAGCTGTGGATGGTTCAGGCCCTGAGGCAGCTGGATCAGGATGAGACGTCCAACACCGTGGACACTGTCACCATCCTGGACTACCTGAGCTACTCCGTCtaccagcagggggagctggACAGAGCGCTGGACTTCACCAAGAGGCTGCTGGAGCTCG ACCCAGCACACCAGCGAGCCAAAGGGAACCTGAGGTACTTTGAGTATCAGCTGACTAAACAGAAGAagatggaggaaagagaggaggaggaggaggagactgaggggagacagagaaagggtCGACCTGACGATTACCttccagagaggaagaagtaCGAACAGCTGTGTCGCGGCGAGGGCCTCAGGATG ACTCCTCGCAGGCAGAGCCGCCTCTTCTGCCGTTACTATGACAACAATCGGCACCCGAAATACGTGATCGGTCCGGTGAAGCAGGAAGACGAGTGGGACCACCCCCGCATCGTCCGATACCACAACATCGTGTCTGACAGGGAGATGGAGAAGGTCAAAGAGCTGGCCAAGCCCAGG CTGCGTCGAGCCACCATCTCTAACCCCGTAACCGGTGTGCTGGAGACGGCCCACTACCGCATCAGTAAGAG ACGTGCCACGGTGCATGACCCTCAGACAGGCAAACTGACCACGGCCCATTACAGAGTCTCCAAGAG tGCTTGGCTCGGAGCATTCGAACATCCGGTGGTGGACGAGATCAACCAGAGGATCGAGGACCTCACCGGCCTGGACGTCACCACTGCCGAGGACCTGCAG GTGGCGAACTATGGTGTCGGAGGACAGTACGAACCTCACTTCGACTTTGGACGG aAAGATGAACCAGATGCTTTTGAAGAGTTGGGGACAGGAAACAGAATTGCCACCTGGCTGCTTTAC ATGAGTGATGTGCAGGCAGGGGGCGCCACAGTCTTCACTGACATTGGAGCATCTGTGTGGCCCAAAAAG GGCACGGCCGTGTTCTGGTACAACCTGCACCCCAGTGGAGAAGGAGACTATCGGACCCGACACGCTGCCTGTCCTGTTCTAGTCGGCAACAAGTGGG TGTCCAATAAATGGATCCATGAGCGAGGGCAGGAGTTCAGGAGGCGCTGTGGCCTCCAAGAGTACCACTGA
- the LOC121624747 gene encoding prolyl 4-hydroxylase subunit alpha-1-like isoform X2 — translation MDKYGRMTSCWLLIHILLFSCSSAHNDFFTSIGHMTDLLFTEKDLVASLKDYIRAEENKLEQIKKWADKLDVLSAAATQDPEGFLGHPVNAFKLMKRLNTEWGQLENLVLTDMSDVFISNLTIQRQYFPNDDDQIGAAKALMRLQDTYQLDTNTISTGELPGSSSSHRSILTVDDCYDLGKVAYSEADYYHTELWMVQALRQLDQDETSNTVDTVTILDYLSYSVYQQGELDRALDFTKRLLELDPAHQRAKGNLRYFEYQLTKQKKMEEREEEEEETEGRQRKGRPDDYLPERKKYEQLCRGEGLRMTPRRQSRLFCRYYDNNRHPKYVIGPVKQEDEWDHPRIVRYHNIVSDREMEKVKELAKPRLRRATVHDPQTGKLTTAHYRVSKSAWLGAFEHPVVDEINQRIEDLTGLDVTTAEDLQVANYGVGGQYEPHFDFGRKDEPDAFEELGTGNRIATWLLYMSDVQAGGATVFTDIGASVWPKKGTAVFWYNLHPSGEGDYRTRHAACPVLVGNKWVSNKWIHERGQEFRRRCGLQEYH, via the exons GCCGGATGACTTCCTGTTGGTTGCTGAtccacatcctcctcttctcctgctcttcAGCTCACAATGACTTCTTCACCTCCATCG gtcacatgactgaccTGCTGTTCACAGAGAAGGACCTGGTCGCCTCACTGAAAGACTACATCAGAGCTGAGGAGAACAAACTGGAGCAGATAAAGAA ATGGGCGGACAAACTGGACGTCCTCTCCGCAGCGGCCACGCAGGACCCCGAGGGTTTCCTGGGACACCCGGTGAACGCATTCAAACTGATGAAGAGACTCAACACAGAGTGGGGGCAGCTGGAGAACCTGGTGCTCACTGACATGTCtgatg TGTTCATCTCTAACCTCACCATCCAGAGGCAGTACTTCCCCAACGATGACGACCAGATCGGCGCTGCCAAAGCTCTGATGAGGCTGCAGGACACCTACCAGCTGGACACCAACACCATCTCCACTGGAGAGCTGCCAG gctcatcctcctctcaccgTAGCATTCTGACTGTGGACGACTGCTACGACCTCGGGAAGGTGGCGTACTCCGAGGCAGACTACTACCACACAGAGCTGTGGATGGTTCAGGCCCTGAGGCAGCTGGATCAGGATGAGACGTCCAACACCGTGGACACTGTCACCATCCTGGACTACCTGAGCTACTCCGTCtaccagcagggggagctggACAGAGCGCTGGACTTCACCAAGAGGCTGCTGGAGCTCG ACCCAGCACACCAGCGAGCCAAAGGGAACCTGAGGTACTTTGAGTATCAGCTGACTAAACAGAAGAagatggaggaaagagaggaggaggaggaggagactgaggggagacagagaaagggtCGACCTGACGATTACCttccagagaggaagaagtaCGAACAGCTGTGTCGCGGCGAGGGCCTCAGGATG ACTCCTCGCAGGCAGAGCCGCCTCTTCTGCCGTTACTATGACAACAATCGGCACCCGAAATACGTGATCGGTCCGGTGAAGCAGGAAGACGAGTGGGACCACCCCCGCATCGTCCGATACCACAACATCGTGTCTGACAGGGAGATGGAGAAGGTCAAAGAGCTGGCCAAGCCCAGG CTCAGACGTGCCACGGTGCATGACCCTCAGACAGGCAAACTGACCACGGCCCATTACAGAGTCTCCAAGAG tGCTTGGCTCGGAGCATTCGAACATCCGGTGGTGGACGAGATCAACCAGAGGATCGAGGACCTCACCGGCCTGGACGTCACCACTGCCGAGGACCTGCAG GTGGCGAACTATGGTGTCGGAGGACAGTACGAACCTCACTTCGACTTTGGACGG aAAGATGAACCAGATGCTTTTGAAGAGTTGGGGACAGGAAACAGAATTGCCACCTGGCTGCTTTAC ATGAGTGATGTGCAGGCAGGGGGCGCCACAGTCTTCACTGACATTGGAGCATCTGTGTGGCCCAAAAAG GGCACGGCCGTGTTCTGGTACAACCTGCACCCCAGTGGAGAAGGAGACTATCGGACCCGACACGCTGCCTGTCCTGTTCTAGTCGGCAACAAGTGGG TGTCCAATAAATGGATCCATGAGCGAGGGCAGGAGTTCAGGAGGCGCTGTGGCCTCCAAGAGTACCACTGA
- the LOC121624672 gene encoding microfibril-associated glycoprotein 4-like yields the protein MKLLPVVVLLLAPLLTSCSKHPVDCSDIHQQDKHRPSSVYTIYPLGERSAVQVYCDMDSMGGNWTVFQKRTDGTVNFYRNWDQYHIGFGNPAGEHWLGLDKLHYLTRNRKYELLVDMEDFEGVKVFAHYSSFSIDAECSGYTLNLSGFIGGDAGESLIYHSGQKFSTFDKDQDSWPGNCARSFLGAFWYNKCHTANPNGVYRWGADKTIYAVGVEWSKWKGHDYSLKAISMKIRPVM from the exons ATGAAG CTGCTACCAGTCGTCGTCCTTCTCCTGGCTCCACTGTTGACCAGCTGCAGCAAGCATCCGGTGGACTGCAGCGACATCCATCAACAAGACAAGCACCGCCCCAGCAGTGTGTACACCATCTACCCCCTCGGAGAGCGCTCTGCTGTCCAG GTGTACTGTGACATGGATTCAATGGGAGGAAACTGGACG GTGTTCCAGAAGAGGACGGACGGCACGGTGAACTTCTACAGGAACTGGGATCAGTACCATATCGGCTTTGGTAACCCTGCTGGAGAACACTGGCTGG GTCTTGACAAACTCCACTACCTGACACGCAACCGCAAATATGAGCTCCTGGTGGACATGGAGGACTTTGAGGGGGTGAAGGTGTTCGCTCACTACTCTTCGTTCTCTATTGATGCAGAGTGCAGCGGATACACGCTGAACTTATCCGGGTTCATCGGTGGAGACGCAG gaGAGAGTCTGATATATCACAGCGGACAGAAGTTTTCCACCTTCGACAAAGACCAGGACAGCTGGCCTGGAAACTGTGCCAGATCATTCCTGGGAGCGTTCTGGTACAATAAGTGTCACACTGCAAACCCCAATGGGGTTTATCGCTGGGGGGCTGACAAGACCATCTATGCTGTTGGAGTGGAGTGGAGCAAGTGGAAGGGTCATGACTACTCCCTGAAGGCCATCAGCATGAAGATCCGTCCTGTGATGTAG